From the Cryptomeria japonica chromosome 2, Sugi_1.0, whole genome shotgun sequence genome, one window contains:
- the LOC131065261 gene encoding WRKY transcription factor 71, whose amino-acid sequence MESWDISQNSQINVQSPYQSLEPLTWNNSMAISSESLLINEPFSDYSEFSDKEQWTQFLADENEDEYCAAKEDNREEKKEAVQVHSPMAASSHSGFDEQQSEVLCAEDELPELSDDSGSRKSSEGEIVDSKSKKRKRSGERGPKYAFKTRSETDVLEDGFKWRKYGKKTIKSSPHPRSYYRCSDSNCGVKKRVERDPTDHGVLITTYEGKHNHESPSVIYYVGKPIILQHPGSKPAIVLVNAGLYS is encoded by the exons ATGGAAAGCTGGGATATTTCTCAGAATTCCCAAATCAATGTCCAATCCCCTTACCAGAGCTTGGAGCCACTGACCTGGAATAATTCCATGGCCATTAGCTCAGAGAGCTTACTGATAAATGAGCCTTTCTCTGATTATTCCGAGTTTTCCGACAAGGAACAGTGGACTCAGTTCCTTGCAGATGAAAATGAAGATGAGTACTGTGCTGCAAAGGAAGATAATCGAGAGGAAAAAAAAGAAGCTGTTCAGGTCCACAGTCCCATGGCCGCTAGCAGCCACTCTGGTTTTGACGAGCAGCAATCGGAAGTTCTTTGTGCAGAAGACGAGCTGCCCGAGTTGTCCGATGACAGTGGCAGCAGAAAATCTTCCGAGGGAGAGATTGT TGATAGTAAGAGCAAGAAGAGGAAGAGGAGCGGGGAGAGAGGGCCTAAATATGCCTTCAAGACCAGATCTGAGACCGATGTGTTGGAGGACGGTTTCAAATGGCGTAAATATGGCAAGAAAACAATTAAGAGCAGCCCTCACCCTAG AAGCTACTACCGGTGCTCGGACAGCAACTGCGGAGTGAAGAAGAGGGTAGAAAGAGATCCCACAGATCACGGAGTGCTGATAACAACCTACGAAGGGAAGCACAATCACGAAAGCCCATCGGTGATCTATTATGTCGGAAAGCCCATCATTCTGCAGCACCCTGGTTCGAAACCCGCCATAGTTCTTGTCAATGCGGGCTTGTACTCTTAA